ACTTCTCGCCCCCCTCTTTCGAGTTTAGTTTTATCGTGCGGGCTTCTCCTGTATCTTTGACAATACTTTCAGAAGACTTGACTGCTTCTTTTGAACTGTTGGAGGCAATATAACCTGACTCTTGATCTGTATGTTGTACACTTTGAGCTTGACCATGTGGTTCTTCTTGTTTTTTAGGAGTCATAATTATAAATGCAGACCAGCCTACAATTAGTAGAAGGCCAAAGCTAATAAACCAACCTAACTTCTTTCGTTTTTTTATCGTTTTCATATCTCTACTTCCCTCATATTTTTCTCTACTGTTTTTTCAGTCATAAGATCTTCAATCACCTTAAGCACACGTTCTGTCGCTTTGCCATCACAATAGTTGTAGGTTTTCTTGAAAAAGAGAGTTCTTTCCTTTGGGTAGGATGTGCTATCCGTTGCCTGGAGTGCTTGGATAAGTTCACCTTCATTAAAAGTAACCGCTCCTGGAAATTCTTGCAAGTAATCGATTGTTAAACCTGGTTTTTTAGAATAGCTTTTAAAGTCGGGCACATAAGCGATGATAGGTTTATCAAAGACCATCCAATCCACTGCAATAGCCGAATAATCAGTTATCAAAACATCCGTGATGCAGAAAATCGAGGAGATCGGTTCTTCTTCGATAAAAAGGACATGAGGATTATTCTCATAAGCCGAACCCGAAATAAGTGGATGCGCCTTGTAGATAATGACATAATCTTCACCCAAGGCTTGGTGCACGCGCGCCAAATCAATCTTGGTTTCTTTAAAATATGTACTGATCCGTCCACGAAATGTTGGGGCATAAGTAATGACTTTTTTATTGGCCAAAACTGGATACTTTTCAAGAAGTCGTACTTTGGTGTCTTGAACAAAATGGTCATCGAAGATTTTGTCATTGTTAGGAATACCTGTAACAAGGACATTTTCTTCAGGGAGATTGAAAGCTTGGGCATATACTCCTTTGTAAAAGTCGGAGTTGGCGATAGCATAATCGTAGTTTTTAATTTCGTAATCCCTTTGGACACAGTTGCCAAAGTTTTTTAGAGCTGCAGTGGCGTGCCAAATCTCTAGGACTTTGACTTCTTTACGATGGGGAAACTTGGAAATGACAAAGTTGTTATAGTCAATGATCACCAGTTTTGAACTTTGAAGGACGAAAAGTTGCTGGATACAAGCCAGTCCATACTGGAGTTGACCTAGGAAAGTGGGCTGGAACTTGAAAAGCAGGGTTTTTATCTCATACTCTTGCTTTACGTTTAACTCATCATGCAGAATTTTGAAATCCTTGGATAGGTTATCATGCTCAAGCGAAATGAAAGTGATCCGGTTCTGATGCACACGAAAAAGAAAAGTAAAAGGATAGAAGAGTGCCAAAATGATGGTCAACACGATAGATTTAAGTTTCACTAAAAACCTCACTTACAATTTTTTCACAAGCACTGCCATCATTCCACGGATTAAATCTCTCGTTAAAAGAGCGCAGCCTTTGGTAGTCAAAACAATCATCTTTAATCATTTTTAGGAGTTCTTCTTCTGTTTTTACGACATCATTAGGTAAATCATCAGGGACTTTGAGATAAAAACCTCGTAATTCTTCAGCATAATATTCAAGATCGTACATATAAAAATAAATCGGTCTTCCCAGTTGTGCATAATCAAAGAACACACTTGAATAGTCTGTAATCAGGGCATCACTCACCAAGTAAGCCTCGTTAATATCCTGATTTGGATCCATGAAAAACACAAAATTCTTTAAATCACGAGGGATATGGTAAGTGCTACAAATCAAGTAATGCGGTTTAAACAAAACAATGTAGCCTTCTCCAAGCGCCCTTTTCCATTTGTAAAAATCGACCTTTAATTCAAAGGTGTAGCCCACATTACTATAAGCATTATCTCGCCATGTTGGAGCATAAAGAATTATTTTTTTATTTGTTGGCAAATGATACTTCCTCTTTAATTCTGCAATCTTTAAAGGATCTGGATGCACCATACAATTAACACGCGGGTAACCAATATGGAGCATTTTGGGCTGCGGAAAAGCGAATGCTGTTTCAAATACCTGAGCCGAGAAGGGACTAGAAGCGATAAGATAATCCCAATGCCTCCGGTCCTTATCATAGGACTTTACCATCTGTTTGTAGCTTTGTTTGCTTCGATAATAAGTTGAACCATTATCTATGATGTCATGCCCTAATCGCTTCAAGGGAACGCCATGCCAAGTTTGTAAGTAAACTTGGTCTGACTTCTTATAATAATAAGGTGCCATTTTGGAGTTGAAAATCCAATATTTTGCTTTAGAAAGATAGTAATAATATTGAAGCGAGTTAAATTTTACCGTTTTTGCTCCTACTATGACTTGTTTTTTTTGGAAAGCCCAGATGAGTTGATAATCAGAAAACTGTTCCGAATCTCTCATATATTCAAACAGATAGCGTGGATTATCCGAGTAGGACTTCCCATTAAATGAGGTCAACAAAATAATCTTTGAATTTGTCTTAAAAACTACTCCTAAAATAAACAGAAAGGGGTACATTATTGTTCTTATAAAAAATAATCTTAGTCTCGCTAATAAAATCAATATTGTCCCTTTCATTACACTCTAAATAAATTTTTTCCCTACTATTTTAACGAACTGATTCAGTGATAAATTTGTAGAAAAATCTTCTGAAATTTCATCAATCACTTTTTGAAAAGTATCTGTATTTTTTACTTTACTTAATCCTTCATCAATAATCATAATGTCAGGATCTTGATGTACTATGATAGAAAAACCCAGTTTTGCCTTCATACCTGAGGAATACGTTTTAACGGGTTGGTCAATAAAAGGTCCAAGTTCAGAAAAATCAATAATATCCTGCACCTTGGCTTTTATTTCCTTATTTTTCATACCGACCATCAAGCCCTTCAGACGTATATTTTCACGTCCAGAAAGATTGTTTTGCATGCCTGCATTAGCTGCAATAATCGAAACGTCACCATTAATTTCAACTTGTCCTGTAGTTTGCGCAATTTGACCGCTAATGATATTAGAAAGTGTTGATTTTCCTGCACCATTCAGCCCAATGACTCCGACACATTCTCCTTCATGTATTTCAAAGCTTACATTACGTAAAGCCCAAAAATCTTTCTGACTTTTTTCATTTGCGCCTATTAAAGATTTTGCCTTGTTCCGTGTATCTTTCACCGGCAGCATCTCAAATTTCTTCGACAAATACTCGGCTTTTATTTTGCTGTTCTTCACGTGTATCCATTCTCCCTTGACATTTCTACCCTATGTCCCATACTTTAAAATATTTAATTAAATCGTAATAAACTACGTTTTTAGCGTATTTTTACTGTATGATTTCTAATGATTTTCGGTTTTACCTAGAATAATTTCATCATAAGTGATATTAAATAAAGCAAGGGTTCTTTCCAACGTTTCTTTAGAAATTCGAGAGGAGTCTTTTTCTAATTCTTCAACTTCAGCTATAGTCAAATTCAATTTATCTGCTAGTAATTTCTTTGACAAACCTTCTTTTTCTCTCCAACCTTTTAAAGAATTCTGTTGCATAAAGACCTCTTTTCTTCATTTGAACATAAATTAACACAATACTCTTATTATAATACGTTATTAGTGAATATTCAAGGACTATCTAGACTATTTTTCTTGATTGATACTATATTTAACGCTATAATAAAGAAATGGATACTCAAGAACATCGCGCTATTATCGCAGCTAATATTAAAAAGTATCTTCAGATGAGCGGTATAAAGCAGAAAGATTTTGCTTCTAAAATTGGGATAGTACCTTCTACTTTATCAGATTACCTTAATATGCGAATTACACCTTCACAAGGTGTAATTCAAAAGATGGCCGATATTTTGGGAGTTGAAAAATCTGATATTGATACTACCTATAAAAACAAACTTTCTCTTAACCTTGATCGCCTGATTGATGAGGCCCTTTTCTATAAAAAGGAAATAATCGAAGAGAAAGATCGTGAATTCTTTAAAAAAACACTTGATGCTTATTTCCACTCTAAAAACAAGAATTAATCTGTAAAAAGTAAAAAGCTATCTTTACCTGATAGCTTTTTGTTTATTTTTCAAATTAAATTTTTATAGTTATTTATTTTTCCCATGTTTTCTATTTTATTTCGGGATTTGATGGGAGATATTTTTTCAAAACAAAGATCATTGTTATAAAAAGAAGCAAGATTAATCTAAGTTTTTCATTTGTGATATAATATTGTTGTTATCTGTTCTCTACTTTTCATAGGAAGAGAATGGAAATCTATATTATAAATTTTTATATTAGGGGTCATCAGTACATGATAAAGTTCTTCTTCTTTCGAAAAAGTATCTT
This window of the Lactococcus garvieae subsp. garvieae genome carries:
- a CDS encoding CDP-glycerol glycerophosphotransferase family protein, with product MKGTILILLARLRLFFIRTIMYPFLFILGVVFKTNSKIILLTSFNGKSYSDNPRYLFEYMRDSEQFSDYQLIWAFQKKQVIVGAKTVKFNSLQYYYYLSKAKYWIFNSKMAPYYYKKSDQVYLQTWHGVPLKRLGHDIIDNGSTYYRSKQSYKQMVKSYDKDRRHWDYLIASSPFSAQVFETAFAFPQPKMLHIGYPRVNCMVHPDPLKIAELKRKYHLPTNKKIILYAPTWRDNAYSNVGYTFELKVDFYKWKRALGEGYIVLFKPHYLICSTYHIPRDLKNFVFFMDPNQDINEAYLVSDALITDYSSVFFDYAQLGRPIYFYMYDLEYYAEELRGFYLKVPDDLPNDVVKTEEELLKMIKDDCFDYQRLRSFNERFNPWNDGSACEKIVSEVFSET
- a CDS encoding CDP-glycerol glycerophosphotransferase family protein; translation: MKLKSIVLTIILALFYPFTFLFRVHQNRITFISLEHDNLSKDFKILHDELNVKQEYEIKTLLFKFQPTFLGQLQYGLACIQQLFVLQSSKLVIIDYNNFVISKFPHRKEVKVLEIWHATAALKNFGNCVQRDYEIKNYDYAIANSDFYKGVYAQAFNLPEENVLVTGIPNNDKIFDDHFVQDTKVRLLEKYPVLANKKVITYAPTFRGRISTYFKETKIDLARVHQALGEDYVIIYKAHPLISGSAYENNPHVLFIEEEPISSIFCITDVLITDYSAIAVDWMVFDKPIIAYVPDFKSYSKKPGLTIDYLQEFPGAVTFNEGELIQALQATDSTSYPKERTLFFKKTYNYCDGKATERVLKVIEDLMTEKTVEKNMREVEI
- a CDS encoding helix-turn-helix domain-containing protein, with protein sequence MDTQEHRAIIAANIKKYLQMSGIKQKDFASKIGIVPSTLSDYLNMRITPSQGVIQKMADILGVEKSDIDTTYKNKLSLNLDRLIDEALFYKKEIIEEKDREFFKKTLDAYFHSKNKN
- a CDS encoding helix-turn-helix domain-containing protein, yielding MQQNSLKGWREKEGLSKKLLADKLNLTIAEVEELEKDSSRISKETLERTLALFNITYDEIILGKTENH